Proteins from one Staphylococcus sp. IVB6214 genomic window:
- a CDS encoding site-specific integrase gives MQTRCYDGKKWQYEFKYEGKRYRKKGFRTKREANSAGLDKLNELRQGIEYEPNLTLYDYFKTWCETFKKSTVTPKTYKSYASAIEHINNHPIGKKKLKDLSRYHYQDFINEFSKTHSKESIRKLNGYIRTSLDDAVYEGLIAKNPTFKISYRANNPNKSEESKYISLKDYESLKQYLITKNNASSLALFIMICTGCRISGALNLKREYINQVKNEIYIDERKTDSSPRYVSVSSKDMQHIVKSIDQLPRAIDGSIFGHLTNNAVNKRLKIYCNNLGMKEITSHALRHTHCSYLLAKGVSIHYISKRLGHKNISVTTEVYSHLLEETYKEEDEKAIQIISAM, from the coding sequence ATGCAAACACGATGTTATGACGGGAAAAAGTGGCAATATGAGTTTAAATACGAGGGTAAAAGATATCGTAAGAAAGGTTTTAGGACCAAACGTGAGGCTAATTCAGCGGGATTAGATAAGTTAAATGAGTTGAGGCAAGGCATTGAATATGAGCCTAATTTAACACTTTACGACTATTTCAAAACATGGTGCGAAACGTTCAAGAAATCCACTGTGACACCTAAAACTTATAAGTCTTACGCTTCTGCTATAGAACATATCAATAACCACCCTATCGGAAAGAAAAAATTAAAAGACTTATCTAGGTATCACTACCAAGATTTTATTAATGAATTTTCAAAAACGCATTCTAAAGAATCTATCAGAAAGCTAAACGGCTATATTAGGACATCTTTAGACGATGCTGTTTATGAAGGACTTATAGCAAAGAACCCTACTTTTAAAATAAGTTATCGAGCAAATAACCCCAATAAAAGCGAAGAGAGTAAGTATATCAGTCTGAAAGACTATGAATCGTTAAAACAATATTTAATAACTAAAAACAATGCATCATCACTCGCATTATTCATTATGATTTGTACTGGTTGTCGAATTAGTGGCGCTTTAAATTTAAAACGTGAATATATCAATCAAGTTAAAAATGAAATATATATTGACGAACGTAAAACAGATTCATCTCCACGTTATGTTTCTGTTAGCTCAAAAGATATGCAACATATAGTTAAATCAATTGATCAATTACCTAGAGCAATAGACGGTTCTATATTTGGTCATCTGACAAATAATGCGGTTAACAAACGGTTGAAAATCTATTGTAACAATCTAGGTATGAAAGAAATAACTTCACACGCACTACGTCATACACATTGTTCGTATTTATTAGCAAAAGGTGTTTCAATTCACTACATTTCAAAAAGATTAGGCCATAAGAATATATCAGTAACTACCGAAGTTTATTCACATTTACTTGAAGAGACATACAAAGAAGAAGATGAAAAAGCAATTCAAATAATTAGCGCCATGTGA
- a CDS encoding CPBP family intramembrane glutamic endopeptidase, whose protein sequence is MKNLKLLFEDNHLVNNDVYWKAILKALFLSYIFYNAFALSDYVTKNYIFAIIAIIIIIIGVWATNRLKFNLLQLKTLNRKEILITILGFILLYSFDEIFEYLKPGLSPNDTLIVHEFSGTPFILLIISIAIIPAIVEEIILRGFLLRVVFRGHLFIGLIISSIIFALLHEGNTFIDYIPYFYFGLIVGISYLITKRLEVAIIIHFLNNFITLFEYFN, encoded by the coding sequence ATGAAAAATTTAAAATTATTATTTGAAGATAACCACTTAGTCAACAATGATGTATACTGGAAGGCTATTTTAAAAGCTTTATTTCTCTCTTATATCTTTTATAATGCATTCGCATTAAGTGATTACGTTACAAAAAACTATATATTTGCAATCATTGCAATTATTATAATTATAATAGGAGTGTGGGCTACTAACAGATTAAAATTTAATTTATTGCAACTTAAAACATTAAACAGAAAAGAGATATTAATTACTATACTAGGTTTCATTCTATTGTACTCTTTCGATGAAATATTTGAATATTTGAAACCCGGACTATCCCCTAACGACACATTAATTGTTCATGAATTCTCAGGAACACCTTTTATACTGCTAATAATTAGTATCGCAATTATTCCTGCGATTGTAGAAGAAATTATTTTAAGAGGATTTCTACTCCGAGTAGTTTTTAGAGGACATTTATTTATAGGGTTAATTATTTCAAGTATTATTTTCGCGTTATTACATGAAGGGAATACTTTTATAGACTATATCCCTTATTTTTATTTTGGTCTTATTGTTGGTATATCTTATCTTATTACTAAAAGATTAGAAGTTGCTATAATTATTCATTTCTTAAATAACTTTATAACTCTTTTTGAATATTTCAACTAA
- a CDS encoding DUF1828 domain-containing protein has product MTAFDANKLKKEYLDWYNEELEFSNLSNNVVRIDSPFKDNTLDNLIIYAIYDQTRDFITLTDDGYTIFGLENNGIFINKSKKRKKIFEEHLSAYGVKYNDITHEIYVKTNFKNFNKSKHSLLQCLIFVNDMYILSQPKVQNIFSEDVANKLDEHNISYGRDLPIVGTSGVVHSFDFFISARKNQKEKFINAISNPNNPMIIKSKVTDAIQAKKIKRHRPNKFIFILNDSNKEINEHHKNLLHENDISTIDFSELDEQIDLLT; this is encoded by the coding sequence ATGACTGCATTTGATGCAAATAAATTGAAAAAAGAATACCTCGATTGGTACAATGAAGAATTAGAGTTTTCTAATTTGTCAAATAATGTAGTTAGAATAGACTCTCCTTTTAAAGATAACACTTTAGATAATTTGATTATATATGCTATATATGATCAGACTCGTGATTTTATTACTTTAACAGATGACGGTTATACTATTTTTGGTTTGGAAAATAATGGTATTTTCATAAATAAATCGAAGAAACGTAAGAAAATATTCGAAGAACACCTTTCGGCTTATGGTGTTAAATATAATGATATAACACATGAAATTTATGTTAAAACTAATTTTAAAAACTTTAATAAATCTAAACATAGCCTATTACAATGTCTTATATTCGTTAATGATATGTATATACTATCTCAACCTAAAGTTCAAAACATATTTTCAGAAGATGTTGCTAATAAACTAGATGAGCATAATATTTCTTATGGAAGAGATTTACCAATTGTAGGTACAAGTGGTGTCGTTCATAGTTTTGACTTTTTTATAAGCGCTAGAAAGAACCAAAAGGAAAAATTTATTAATGCTATTTCGAACCCAAATAATCCTATGATTATAAAATCGAAAGTAACAGACGCTATACAAGCTAAAAAAATCAAAAGACATCGACCAAATAAATTTATATTCATTTTAAATGATTCTAATAAAGAAATTAACGAGCATCACAAAAATCTTCTTCACGAAAATGATATTAGCACTATAGATTTTAGTGAATTAGATGAACAAATTGATTTATTAACTTAA
- a CDS encoding Eco47II family restriction endonuclease codes for MVREQIEKNWDLEFISCSDFFAHVDDTLNKMYKKQVIKDLSQFNKSIIDPTKMIFDSFTNNFSKEELIDAEIYRQVDKGINNDIGYFHQNLFNYIDNWTVPNSGFDLENPEHHIYAEMKNKHNTMNSSSSQKTYMKLQQKILEDSNATCYLIEIIAKQSQDTNWKCKVDGTNYSHDKIRRISIDKFYALATGDDLAFKKICEWLPIVIHSLNSEKNVESTTMNIIKELEIIDKSFIEAIYKLSYPTYEGFSNLNIRFKELLPDI; via the coding sequence ATGGTTCGGGAACAGATTGAAAAAAATTGGGACCTTGAGTTCATATCTTGCTCGGATTTCTTTGCTCATGTTGACGACACTCTTAATAAGATGTACAAGAAGCAAGTTATAAAAGATTTATCTCAATTCAACAAAAGCATTATAGATCCAACTAAGATGATTTTCGACTCGTTCACTAATAATTTTTCTAAAGAAGAACTTATCGATGCTGAGATTTATCGTCAAGTAGACAAAGGGATTAATAATGATATAGGTTATTTCCATCAAAATTTATTCAATTATATAGATAATTGGACTGTGCCTAATTCAGGATTTGATTTAGAAAACCCAGAGCACCATATATATGCAGAAATGAAAAATAAACACAACACAATGAATTCTTCAAGTAGTCAAAAAACATATATGAAGTTACAGCAAAAGATACTAGAAGATTCTAATGCAACATGTTACTTGATTGAAATAATAGCAAAACAAAGCCAAGACACTAATTGGAAATGCAAAGTTGATGGTACAAATTATAGCCATGATAAAATAAGAAGAATTTCTATCGATAAATTTTATGCTTTGGCAACTGGAGATGACTTAGCATTCAAAAAAATCTGTGAGTGGCTACCTATTGTAATACATTCTTTGAATAGTGAGAAGAATGTAGAAAGTACAACGATGAATATAATAAAAGAGTTAGAGATAATAGACAAGTCATTTATAGAAGCTATTTATAAGTTAAGCTACCCTACTTATGAGGGTTTTTCAAACCTAAATATCCGATTCAAAGAATTATTGCCTGATATATAA
- a CDS encoding DNA cytosine methyltransferase produces MKNLNSIELFAGAGGLALGIEQSGFKHKALIEMDKYASATLRKNFTSDIVWESDITKLDPASLKLEDTIDLISGGSPCQSFSYAGLKRGIEDARGTLFYDYARFVNYFQPKIFVFENVRGIINHDNGATLKTILKVFEEIGYKVTWKLLKAVDYEVAQKRERVFIVGIRQDVYQNLGEYTFPSPKDKRLTLKDALKDVPKSEGAKYPESKRKVLELVPPGGYWRDLPEDIAKEYMGKSYFSGGGKTGMARRMSWEEPSLTLTTSPQQKQTERCHPDETRPFTTREYARIQTFPDDFVFEGSINNVYKQIGNAVPVNLARYVGMSLKEYLCKEAFNDGSGTD; encoded by the coding sequence TTGAAAAATTTAAATTCGATAGAGTTATTTGCAGGTGCTGGTGGATTAGCTTTAGGAATTGAACAATCTGGATTTAAACACAAAGCTTTAATCGAAATGGATAAATACGCTTCAGCTACACTGAGAAAAAACTTTACATCAGACATAGTATGGGAAAGCGATATTACAAAACTCGACCCAGCAAGTTTAAAGCTAGAAGATACTATAGACTTAATTTCGGGTGGGTCTCCTTGTCAAAGCTTCAGCTATGCAGGTTTAAAGAGAGGCATAGAAGATGCGAGAGGCACTCTTTTTTATGACTATGCAAGATTTGTAAATTATTTCCAGCCTAAAATTTTTGTTTTTGAAAATGTTAGGGGCATCATCAATCATGATAATGGCGCTACTTTGAAAACAATTTTAAAAGTGTTTGAAGAAATTGGCTACAAGGTTACTTGGAAGCTTTTAAAAGCTGTAGATTATGAAGTGGCACAAAAAAGAGAACGTGTTTTTATCGTGGGTATAAGGCAGGATGTTTATCAAAATTTAGGCGAGTATACGTTCCCTTCTCCTAAAGATAAACGTCTAACTTTAAAAGATGCTTTGAAAGACGTGCCCAAAAGCGAGGGAGCTAAATACCCTGAATCGAAAAGAAAAGTACTTGAATTGGTACCTCCAGGTGGGTATTGGAGGGATTTACCAGAAGATATTGCAAAAGAGTACATGGGAAAAAGCTATTTTTCAGGTGGGGGTAAAACTGGAATGGCGAGACGTATGAGTTGGGAAGAACCTTCTTTGACATTGACTACCTCTCCACAACAAAAACAAACGGAACGATGCCACCCAGATGAGACTAGACCCTTCACAACTCGCGAGTATGCAAGAATCCAAACTTTTCCTGATGATTTTGTTTTTGAAGGTTCTATCAATAATGTTTACAAACAGATTGGGAATGCGGTACCTGTAAACCTTGCACGTTATGTGGGAATGAGTCTTAAGGAATACCTGTGTAAGGAGGCGTTTAATGATGGTTCGGGAACAGATTGA
- a CDS encoding DUF4352 domain-containing protein has product MKKLIGMALASTLILGACGNDEGPESSNSEKELKNQEDTANKTFKVGDTIKGDGVSYTLESVEYADTSGEFSTATDNGVALKVNLSFKNENEEQVLVTDTDVTMKVNGQNYQQWYGCDDVRGNFAHQLNKGNTATAYVYFDVPEADEYTLELNAMPVFKEVKGKWQIKSSDIK; this is encoded by the coding sequence ATGAAGAAACTAATTGGCATGGCGTTAGCTAGTACTTTAATTTTAGGTGCGTGCGGAAATGATGAAGGTCCCGAGAGTTCTAACTCTGAAAAAGAACTAAAGAATCAAGAAGATACGGCTAACAAAACTTTTAAAGTTGGTGACACTATCAAAGGTGACGGCGTATCGTATACTTTAGAAAGTGTTGAATACGCAGATACTTCAGGTGAATTTTCAACAGCAACAGATAATGGTGTGGCACTTAAAGTCAATTTAAGCTTTAAGAATGAAAATGAAGAGCAAGTTTTAGTCACTGACACAGATGTAACTATGAAAGTTAACGGCCAAAACTACCAACAATGGTATGGCTGTGATGATGTTAGAGGAAATTTCGCTCATCAATTAAATAAGGGCAACACAGCTACTGCTTATGTTTATTTTGATGTTCCTGAAGCAGATGAATACACTTTAGAATTAAATGCAATGCCTGTATTTAAGGAAGTAAAAGGTAAATGGCAAATTAAATCTTCGGATATAAAATAG
- a CDS encoding exonuclease domain-containing protein: MKKYDIAVLDFETMNEHTNSPCEVGISLIKGLSIKKVYSSYINPPNNRYSNENAKIHNIPKDKILKASNFEAVFKEIEILLEEAFFVIAHNANFDISVLNYTAETCNLASKNYMYIDSVNIFRYYHNENSISMNSLCDVYNIDKSNLHSAKGDVIALSRMLIALVENNGFSNFLELIQNIDEQYVRFSHLTNVYRTIPKRKPAFDKVSLKITDINKLPIEYDNLMLKNKNIVFTGMFGISKEKLMLLSRKNGANIKSGVSTRTNILVEGSQDDRYTDENGLVSKQRKARAYIRQGADIQIIDEKTLLSYLKGNIDDD; encoded by the coding sequence TTGAAAAAGTATGACATTGCAGTTTTAGACTTTGAAACTATGAATGAACACACTAACAGTCCATGCGAAGTTGGTATTTCACTTATTAAGGGTTTATCAATTAAAAAAGTATATAGCTCCTATATTAACCCACCTAATAACAGATACAGTAATGAAAACGCTAAAATTCACAATATTCCTAAAGATAAAATTTTGAAAGCTTCTAATTTTGAAGCTGTATTCAAAGAAATTGAAATTTTACTAGAAGAAGCTTTTTTTGTGATAGCACACAATGCTAATTTCGACATATCCGTTTTAAATTATACGGCAGAAACCTGTAACCTAGCCTCGAAGAATTACATGTACATTGACAGCGTTAATATTTTCAGGTACTACCATAATGAAAACTCTATTAGTATGAACAGTTTATGCGATGTATACAATATTGATAAATCTAACTTACACTCTGCAAAAGGTGACGTTATTGCACTTTCAAGAATGTTAATCGCCTTAGTTGAAAATAACGGTTTTTCTAATTTTTTAGAACTCATTCAAAATATAGATGAGCAGTATGTCAGGTTCAGTCATTTGACAAACGTATATCGAACTATCCCTAAACGAAAGCCTGCTTTTGATAAAGTTTCTTTAAAAATTACGGATATCAATAAACTACCTATTGAATATGACAATTTAATGCTAAAAAACAAAAACATTGTTTTTACTGGTATGTTTGGGATTTCAAAAGAAAAATTGATGCTCTTATCAAGAAAAAATGGGGCTAATATCAAAAGCGGAGTTTCAACTAGAACGAATATTTTAGTTGAAGGCTCTCAAGATGATAGATATACAGATGAAAATGGTTTAGTCTCAAAACAGAGAAAAGCAAGAGCTTATATTCGTCAAGGGGCGGATATTCAAATTATTGATGAAAAGACTTTATTATCTTATTTGAAAGGAAATATAGACGATGATTAA
- a CDS encoding ImmA/IrrE family metallo-endopeptidase codes for MGKYEDTLIYYDDLDIKDTFALPGKFKGFYDNGVILIDRDLPTSIKYETLIEEVGHHKYTYGNIVDQSSISNKKYEMKARRYAFEKIVSLQGLVDAFNHGVQNLHELAEFFEVSTTFVQDSLEHYKTKYGLQVKYGDYLIRFEPLTIYKGYEKFEKV; via the coding sequence ATGGGGAAGTACGAAGATACGTTAATCTATTATGATGACCTAGACATCAAAGATACCTTTGCCCTTCCTGGAAAGTTTAAAGGTTTTTATGATAACGGTGTGATATTAATAGATAGAGATTTACCAACTTCTATTAAGTACGAAACTCTAATTGAAGAAGTTGGCCACCATAAATATACATATGGAAACATTGTAGATCAAAGTAGTATTTCTAATAAAAAATACGAAATGAAAGCCAGACGATACGCTTTTGAAAAAATAGTGAGTCTACAAGGGTTGGTTGATGCCTTTAATCATGGTGTGCAAAACCTTCATGAGCTCGCTGAATTTTTTGAAGTATCTACTACTTTCGTACAAGATAGTTTAGAACACTATAAAACCAAATATGGTTTACAGGTTAAATATGGTGATTATCTAATCAGATTTGAGCCGTTAACAATATATAAAGGGTATGAAAAATTTGAAAAAGTATGA
- a CDS encoding helix-turn-helix transcriptional regulator: MSDFSQNLASLRQSRNLSLVELTKQLNNRYDVVFSKATIDRWEKGLTSPSVAHASALSHFFNVSLDELSGRTEMKQPQQDTLAAHLDGDYTEEELAKIREYANMVRKSRDR; this comes from the coding sequence ATGTCTGATTTTAGTCAAAACCTAGCATCTTTACGTCAAAGCAGGAACTTATCTTTAGTTGAATTAACTAAGCAACTTAACAATAGATATGATGTTGTATTTTCAAAAGCGACTATTGATAGATGGGAAAAAGGTTTAACCTCGCCTTCTGTTGCACACGCTTCTGCCCTATCTCATTTTTTCAACGTTAGTCTTGACGAACTGAGTGGTCGTACCGAAATGAAACAACCACAACAAGATACTCTTGCTGCACATTTAGATGGCGATTATACAGAAGAAGAGCTAGCAAAAATTAGAGAGTATGCCAATATGGTAAGAAAATCAAGAGATAGATAG
- a CDS encoding helix-turn-helix transcriptional regulator → MSEKRHKKLRLLIEDRGLKHREVAEMIGMKPSKFSQKINRNKSDFTLQEASMICDALNVSMDDYFFVDNVSKMRNEIKI, encoded by the coding sequence ATGAGTGAGAAACGTCACAAGAAATTGAGATTGCTGATTGAAGATAGAGGGTTAAAGCACCGTGAAGTAGCAGAAATGATAGGTATGAAACCGTCTAAATTTAGCCAGAAAATTAACCGCAATAAAAGTGATTTCACATTACAAGAAGCAAGTATGATTTGCGATGCATTAAATGTTTCAATGGACGATTATTTTTTTGTGGATAATGTCTCAAAAATGAGAAATGAAATAAAAATTTAA
- a CDS encoding phage antirepressor KilAC domain-containing protein encodes MQDLQTFNFEELPVRKLEIEGEQFFVGSDVAKILGYSNPQKAIRDHIDNEDKLTERVVLSGQNRNVIIINESGLYSLIFDASKQSKSEEIKAKAKRFKRFVTSEVLPSIRKHGIYATDSVIEQTLQNPDYIINVLTEYKKEKETRMLLQQQIGELKPKADYYDQILKNKKLITISAIAKDYGMSAQALNKILHDLKVQFKQSGQWLLYARYHDKGYTHSEPQEYVKKDGSKSFRLHTKWTQKGRIFLYNLLKDNNILPMIEKQPN; translated from the coding sequence ATGCAAGATTTACAAACTTTCAATTTTGAAGAGCTACCAGTAAGAAAGTTAGAAATTGAAGGAGAACAATTTTTCGTAGGTTCGGATGTGGCGAAGATTTTAGGATATTCAAATCCACAAAAAGCGATACGCGACCACATAGACAATGAAGATAAGCTGACTGAACGAGTTGTTCTATCAGGTCAGAATAGAAACGTAATAATTATTAACGAATCTGGGTTGTACAGTTTAATATTTGACGCATCTAAGCAAAGTAAAAGTGAAGAGATTAAAGCTAAAGCTAAACGATTCAAACGATTTGTCACATCAGAAGTACTACCATCCATTCGCAAACATGGTATCTACGCAACAGATAGTGTAATTGAGCAGACATTACAAAATCCAGATTACATTATCAACGTTCTTACAGAATATAAGAAAGAAAAAGAGACGCGAATGCTACTTCAACAACAAATTGGAGAACTGAAACCTAAAGCAGACTACTACGACCAAATCTTAAAAAATAAAAAGTTGATAACAATCAGCGCAATTGCTAAAGATTACGGAATGTCAGCACAAGCATTAAACAAAATACTTCATGATTTAAAAGTGCAATTTAAACAATCGGGTCAATGGCTACTATACGCAAGATATCATGACAAAGGTTACACACATTCAGAACCACAAGAGTATGTCAAAAAAGACGGTTCTAAATCTTTCAGATTGCATACTAAGTGGACACAGAAAGGTCGTATCTTTTTATATAACTTGTTAAAGGACAACAACATCCTACCGATGATAGAAAAACAACCAAATTAA
- a CDS encoding DUF2513 domain-containing protein, with the protein MKLNHDCVRLLLLEIESNKKLGEPLTEHNFKDNIVFEKYGFDTVMYTLLKLKEAEYINVQLLWESGSVESFLINDMTWEGHEFLDNIRDNNTWKEVKRVASKTSSVSLTLMSKLAVQYLSQKFNLT; encoded by the coding sequence ATGAAATTAAATCATGATTGTGTAAGGTTATTATTGTTAGAAATTGAGTCTAATAAAAAACTTGGAGAACCACTTACCGAACATAATTTCAAAGATAATATTGTCTTTGAAAAATATGGTTTTGATACCGTCATGTACACGCTTTTAAAACTAAAAGAGGCTGAATACATTAATGTTCAGTTGCTTTGGGAGTCCGGTTCTGTTGAAAGTTTTTTAATCAATGACATGACTTGGGAAGGTCATGAGTTCTTAGACAATATCCGAGACAATAATACTTGGAAAGAAGTTAAAAGAGTTGCAAGTAAAACCTCTAGTGTGTCATTGACCCTGATGAGTAAACTAGCTGTTCAATACCTTTCGCAAAAATTTAACTTAACTTAA
- a CDS encoding DUF2829 domain-containing protein: MNIQEATKLAMEKGKAIYRRDMREKGLRGELLPTNDVHHGMLYTVPEKKTYAQRWQPSADDLTANDWEVTGLGKDMDYMKDF, from the coding sequence ATGAACATTCAAGAAGCAACAAAATTAGCGATGGAGAAAGGTAAAGCTATTTATAGAAGAGACATGAGAGAAAAGGGGTTAAGAGGGGAGCTATTACCTACAAACGATGTACATCACGGAATGTTGTACACCGTTCCAGAAAAAAAGACTTACGCGCAGAGGTGGCAACCTTCAGCAGATGACTTAACGGCTAACGATTGGGAAGTTACCGGTCTAGGCAAAGACATGGATTACATGAAGGACTTTTAG
- a CDS encoding DUF771 domain-containing protein: protein MTQTIQVSVSIPESHVLIEKSEYLELLEMTLNPVWNMNDLKKKLKMSSDDTIKNKLLYNPKFEKQLKKLGIAHYPDDSFNRWRFNARKMSRFIDDNFSEIIKSKGGG from the coding sequence ATGACACAAACTATACAAGTTTCAGTTTCAATCCCTGAATCTCACGTTTTAATAGAAAAATCGGAATATCTCGAGTTATTAGAGATGACGTTAAATCCAGTTTGGAATATGAACGATTTGAAAAAGAAATTAAAGATGTCTTCTGATGACACAATAAAAAATAAACTCTTATACAATCCAAAATTTGAAAAGCAACTTAAAAAATTAGGGATTGCGCATTATCCTGACGACAGTTTTAATCGGTGGCGTTTTAATGCTAGGAAGATGAGTCGATTTATAGATGACAACTTTTCGGAAATCATCAAATCAAAAGGAGGTGGTTAA
- a CDS encoding DUF1108 family protein: protein MIFKEGQKYASTFEVDGFKFKKEVTRCQYEVSVKIKTLDGQLVDEMTVLDIYFIEQVDELLSQSIYNYIERNADELDKIMAYYTKGVGSFGN, encoded by the coding sequence ATGATTTTTAAAGAAGGGCAGAAATATGCATCAACTTTTGAAGTTGATGGGTTCAAATTTAAAAAAGAAGTAACGAGATGTCAGTATGAAGTGTCCGTAAAAATTAAAACTTTAGATGGTCAACTTGTTGATGAGATGACGGTTTTAGACATTTATTTTATTGAGCAAGTAGACGAACTATTGAGTCAGTCAATTTATAACTATATTGAACGCAATGCCGATGAATTGGATAAAATCATGGCTTATTACACGAAAGGAGTGGGTAGTTTTGGAAATTAA